A region from the Benincasa hispida cultivar B227 chromosome 12, ASM972705v1, whole genome shotgun sequence genome encodes:
- the LOC120092457 gene encoding probable LRR receptor-like serine/threonine-protein kinase At1g63430 isoform X2: protein MESFASLVVLLCLILGLFGICDSISSNEVIALGAFRSEVFEDPYQVFSNWNSLQPEPCLWSGISCSPTGDHVVKINISHSAIKGFLSGDLGQLSFLEELILHGNKLRGPVPKELGYLKNLRILDLGMNQFTGPIPPEFGNLTKIVKINLQSNEFTGKLPPELGNLRYIEELRLDRNKLGGTVGHSDHTGLYVSKTNLTGFCGSSQLRVADFSYNFFVGCIPKCLERLPGSSFQGNCLHKINSKQRPSAECGSNGRNHNLHHQATSKPIWLLALEIVTGTLVGSLFLVAVLTAVQKFNRKSSMILPWKKAGSRKYYAPVYIDPEILKDVTRFSRQELELACEDFSNIIGSSRDSLVYKGTMKTGPEIAVISMSMKEELWTGYLELYFQTEVADLSRINHENTGKLLGYCRESTPFTRMLVFEYASNGTLYEHLHYGEACQLSWTRRMKIILGIARGLKYLHTELQPPFTISELNSNAVYLTDDFFPKLIDFESWKTILSRSEKNSGSIASQGAICVLPNSLEARHLDVQGNIYAFGVLLLEIISGRPLYCKDKGNLVDWAKDYIEMPEVMSYLVDPELKHFRYEDLEVICEVANLCIHQRPTKLLSMKELCTMLETRIDTSVAIEFKASSLAWAELALS, encoded by the exons GAAG TCATTGCTCTTGGGGCCTTCAGGTCAGAAGTATTTGAAGATCCATATCAAGTCTTCTCCAACTGGAACAGCCTTCAACCAGAACCTTGCTTATGGTCTGGCATTTCATGTTCTCCAACTGGAGACCATGTTGTAAAGAT TAACATTTCACATTCTGCTATTAAAGGGTTTCTTTCAGGAGATTTGGGTCAACTCAGCTTCTTGGAGGAACT AATTTTACATGGAAATAAGCTGCGTGGTCCAGTACCCAAGGAGTTAGGCTACTTAAAGAACCTCAGAATCTTGGACTTAGGGATGAATCAATTCACAGGTCCAATTCCTCCAGAGTTCGGGAATTTAACAAAAATTGTGAAAAT AAACCTCCAGTCTAATGAGTTCACTGGTAAGCTGCCTCCTGAGCTGGGAAATTTGAGATACATTGAGGAACTAAGGCTGGATAGAAATAAGCTTGGAGGAACTGTTGGCCATTCAGATCATACTGGACT GTACGTGTCAAAAACTAACTTGACTGGGTTCTGTGGCTCATCTCAGCTAAGAGTTGCTGATTTTTCATATAACTTCTTTGTTGGGTGCATACCGAAGTGCTTGGAGCGTCTTCCAGG GTCAAGTTTCCAAGGGAATTGCCTCCATAAAATTAACTCCAAACAACGTCCTTCAGCAGAGTGTG GAAGCAACGGACGGAACCATAACCTCCATCACCAAGCAACATCGAAACCAATCTGGCTTTTGGCCCTTGAGATAGTAACAGGAACTCTGGTGGGTTCTCTCTTCCTTGTTGCTGTTCTCACTGCAGTCCAGAAGTTCAATCGAAAATCCTCCATGATATTGCCCTGGAAGAAAGCAGGAAGTAGGAAATACTATGCTCCAGTATATATAG ATCCTGAGATTTTAAAGGATGTAACGAGATTTAGTCGACAAGAACTTGAACTAGCTTGTGAAGACTTCAGCAACATAATTGGCTCCTCTCGAGACAGTTTGGTATATAAGGGCACCATGAAAACTGGACCCGAGATTGCAGTTATCTCAATGAGCATGAAAGAAGAACTATGGACAGGATACCTTGAACTCTATTTTCAGACAGAG GTAGCGGATTTGTCAAGAATCAACCACGAGAATACAGGAAAATTACTGGGTTATTGTAGAGAGAGTACTCCATTTACAAGGATGCTAGTTTTTGAGTATGCATCAAATGGCACATTATATGAGCATCTACATT ATGGAGAAGCATGTCAGTTATCTTGGACGAGACGGATGAAGATTATTTTAGGCATCGCGCGTGGACTCAAGTATCTTCACACAGAACTCCAACCTCCATTCACCATATCTGAGCTGAATTCCAACGCTGTATATCTTACAGATGATTTTTTTCCCAAG TTGATAGACTTTGAAAGTTGGAAGACCATTCTTTCACGATCGGAAAAGAACTCAGGATCTATAGCCAGCCAAGGTGCAATATGTGTTCTTCCAAACTCTCTAGAAGCACGACATCTCGACGTGCAGGGTAACATCTATGCATTCGGTGTCCTTCTACTTGAAATAATCAGTGGGAGGCCTCTGTACTGCAAGGACAAAGGAAACTTGGTAGATTGG GCCAAGGACTATATCGAAATGCCGGAAGTgatgtcttatcttgttgatccCGAACTGAAGCATTTTAGATACGAAGATCTCGAGGTAATATGTGAGGTGGCAAACCTTTGCATCCATCAGCGGCCGACCAAACTGCTATCGATGAAGGAACTCTGCACCATGTTAGAAACTAGAATTGATACCTCTGTTGCCATTGAGTTTAAAGCATCTTCTTTGGCATGGGCAGAGCTTGCACTCTCTTAG
- the LOC120092457 gene encoding probable LRR receptor-like serine/threonine-protein kinase At1g63430 isoform X1 yields the protein MESFASLVVLLCLILGLFGICDSISSNEVIALGAFRSEVFEDPYQVFSNWNSLQPEPCLWSGISCSPTGDHVVKINISHSAIKGFLSGDLGQLSFLEELILHGNKLRGPVPKELGYLKNLRILDLGMNQFTGPIPPEFGNLTKIVKINLQSNEFTGKLPPELGNLRYIEELRLDRNKLGGTVGHSDHTGLYVSKTNLTGFCGSSQLRVADFSYNFFVGCIPKCLERLPGSSFQGNCLHKINSKQRPSAECAMTMRHPGSNGRNHNLHHQATSKPIWLLALEIVTGTLVGSLFLVAVLTAVQKFNRKSSMILPWKKAGSRKYYAPVYIDPEILKDVTRFSRQELELACEDFSNIIGSSRDSLVYKGTMKTGPEIAVISMSMKEELWTGYLELYFQTEVADLSRINHENTGKLLGYCRESTPFTRMLVFEYASNGTLYEHLHYGEACQLSWTRRMKIILGIARGLKYLHTELQPPFTISELNSNAVYLTDDFFPKLIDFESWKTILSRSEKNSGSIASQGAICVLPNSLEARHLDVQGNIYAFGVLLLEIISGRPLYCKDKGNLVDWAKDYIEMPEVMSYLVDPELKHFRYEDLEVICEVANLCIHQRPTKLLSMKELCTMLETRIDTSVAIEFKASSLAWAELALS from the exons GAAG TCATTGCTCTTGGGGCCTTCAGGTCAGAAGTATTTGAAGATCCATATCAAGTCTTCTCCAACTGGAACAGCCTTCAACCAGAACCTTGCTTATGGTCTGGCATTTCATGTTCTCCAACTGGAGACCATGTTGTAAAGAT TAACATTTCACATTCTGCTATTAAAGGGTTTCTTTCAGGAGATTTGGGTCAACTCAGCTTCTTGGAGGAACT AATTTTACATGGAAATAAGCTGCGTGGTCCAGTACCCAAGGAGTTAGGCTACTTAAAGAACCTCAGAATCTTGGACTTAGGGATGAATCAATTCACAGGTCCAATTCCTCCAGAGTTCGGGAATTTAACAAAAATTGTGAAAAT AAACCTCCAGTCTAATGAGTTCACTGGTAAGCTGCCTCCTGAGCTGGGAAATTTGAGATACATTGAGGAACTAAGGCTGGATAGAAATAAGCTTGGAGGAACTGTTGGCCATTCAGATCATACTGGACT GTACGTGTCAAAAACTAACTTGACTGGGTTCTGTGGCTCATCTCAGCTAAGAGTTGCTGATTTTTCATATAACTTCTTTGTTGGGTGCATACCGAAGTGCTTGGAGCGTCTTCCAGG GTCAAGTTTCCAAGGGAATTGCCTCCATAAAATTAACTCCAAACAACGTCCTTCAGCAGAGTGTG CTATGACTATGAGACATCCAGGAAGCAACGGACGGAACCATAACCTCCATCACCAAGCAACATCGAAACCAATCTGGCTTTTGGCCCTTGAGATAGTAACAGGAACTCTGGTGGGTTCTCTCTTCCTTGTTGCTGTTCTCACTGCAGTCCAGAAGTTCAATCGAAAATCCTCCATGATATTGCCCTGGAAGAAAGCAGGAAGTAGGAAATACTATGCTCCAGTATATATAG ATCCTGAGATTTTAAAGGATGTAACGAGATTTAGTCGACAAGAACTTGAACTAGCTTGTGAAGACTTCAGCAACATAATTGGCTCCTCTCGAGACAGTTTGGTATATAAGGGCACCATGAAAACTGGACCCGAGATTGCAGTTATCTCAATGAGCATGAAAGAAGAACTATGGACAGGATACCTTGAACTCTATTTTCAGACAGAG GTAGCGGATTTGTCAAGAATCAACCACGAGAATACAGGAAAATTACTGGGTTATTGTAGAGAGAGTACTCCATTTACAAGGATGCTAGTTTTTGAGTATGCATCAAATGGCACATTATATGAGCATCTACATT ATGGAGAAGCATGTCAGTTATCTTGGACGAGACGGATGAAGATTATTTTAGGCATCGCGCGTGGACTCAAGTATCTTCACACAGAACTCCAACCTCCATTCACCATATCTGAGCTGAATTCCAACGCTGTATATCTTACAGATGATTTTTTTCCCAAG TTGATAGACTTTGAAAGTTGGAAGACCATTCTTTCACGATCGGAAAAGAACTCAGGATCTATAGCCAGCCAAGGTGCAATATGTGTTCTTCCAAACTCTCTAGAAGCACGACATCTCGACGTGCAGGGTAACATCTATGCATTCGGTGTCCTTCTACTTGAAATAATCAGTGGGAGGCCTCTGTACTGCAAGGACAAAGGAAACTTGGTAGATTGG GCCAAGGACTATATCGAAATGCCGGAAGTgatgtcttatcttgttgatccCGAACTGAAGCATTTTAGATACGAAGATCTCGAGGTAATATGTGAGGTGGCAAACCTTTGCATCCATCAGCGGCCGACCAAACTGCTATCGATGAAGGAACTCTGCACCATGTTAGAAACTAGAATTGATACCTCTGTTGCCATTGAGTTTAAAGCATCTTCTTTGGCATGGGCAGAGCTTGCACTCTCTTAG